Genomic segment of Planktothrix tepida PCC 9214:
GTGGGTAGGGGTTGTTTGACTCAGCCTTTAAGAGTGAAAATCTCTTAAGAATCCCCGTCTCTTCAGAGCGGGGAATGTCAATCCATTTGTAAACGCTTTTAATATGACCGTTGAACCTGTCGTTTTATCCAGTCCCACTGTATTTCGCATTTCTGCTGTTATCCGCATCACCTTGTTAAGTCTTTACACTGTGTTGATGCTCCCGTTGCCGTTTTTGGCACAAGCTGTCCAAGCTCCCGTTTCTCCCCTATTCCTGGCGATGGGAATTGGGCTAGGAGCGATCATTGTTTATGGTCTTCTAACAGAACGGGTGATTGTAGATGAGCAGGGAATTCAAGTCACCTATTCCCCTTGGGTTACTGTTCTTCCCCGGTTTCGTAAGGGATGGTCACTTTCCTGGAGTCAGATTAAAGCTTTAAAACCCAGAACTACTGGACAAGGGGGACTGGTTTATTATTTTTTGAGCCAGACGGGAGAGGGCTATTTACTCCCCATGCGAATGGCTGGATTTGCCAAGTTTGTAGCCATCGTTCAAGAAAAAACCGGAATTGATACAACGGATGTACGTCCCTTGGCTCAACCTTGGATGTATTTTATTGTATTTGGGTGTAGTTTATTATTGGGTTTAATGGATATTTGGACAATTTCTACGGCTCTCCATTATCCTCCGTTTAACGGTTAATTCTTAGTCTATTTTTGGCAGGGCTAAGGCTCTAATTAGGGCTTGCTGAAAAAGTAACAGAAAAGGAAACGGATGATTAACTAGCTAATGGAGTTAGAAGGATAAATAACTTTTCTTGGAGGTAAGGAGTTAACAGATAACTTGTCATAATCTATGATCTGAAAAAAGTAATTGAGTAAAAAAATTGACCCCAAAAGCTGTCTAAGAAGGGCAGAGAGATTCATCACTAAAAAAGTAATAGCAATTGCCGTTTCGGAAGTATGAGCTAGTTTATTCATAATGCGATTGAGGCTAAATCTTCTTTTTCCTTGCCCAAATTTGCCCTCAATCGAATTCCGAATTTTTTCATCCTCTAACGCCTGTTTCTTAGTAGATTTACTAAGATTTGCTGGAGGTCTCCCTAACGGGGGGCCACTGATTCTAATTCCTCTTTCTTTACACCAAGCTCTGTTGTCTCTAGTCCGGTAAATTTTATCTACATGGCATCACCGTGCCAAAACGGGAAAATTGTACGCTAAGGTTGAAACCTTTATCCCTCAAGCATTTCAGCGATACCTATTTTCTTTCACCCGCAAAGGGCGTAAGTTGTCAAAACCGCTTGCCTGCTTTAGATTCCAAACATAATCACCTGTAAGATTAATATGCTCCCAACCCAACGGTGACAAATGTTGCAAATATTCTTCAGGAATATCCACACCCTGTTGTTTCAAATAATCAACAGCTTTTTCTAAGTACACCGTATTCCACAAAACTATCGCCGCCACCACCAAATTTAACCCACTGGCACGATAAAATTGATCTTCATAAGAGCGGTCGCGTACCTCACCCAGACGATTAAAAAACACCGCCCTTTTGAGAGTATGTTTTGCCTCACCCTTGTTTAGCCCCGCAGTCGCCCTTCGTCGTAATTCAGGACTCTGCAACCATTCCAAAGTAAACAAAGTTCGCTCAATTCTCCCCAACTCCCGCAAAGCCAAAGCTAAACGATTCTGGCGAGGATAAGAAGCCAATTTCCGCAACATCAAAGAAGCCGTTACCGTCCCCGTGCGAATCGAACTAGCAAGCCGAAGAATCTCATCCCAAGACTCAGAAATCAATTTCACATTAATCTTCCCGCCTAACAGAGGTGATAAAACCTCATCAGAAGAAGTAGACTCAAAAGTGTAAAGTTTCTTATCAGGTAAATCGCGCATTCGTGGAGCAAATTTAAACCCCAACAGATGGCACATAGCAAACACCTGCTCAGTATAGCCGCTTGTATCTGTATAATGCTCCTGAATCTGCAAATCACTTTCATGATAAAGCAAACCATCTAAAACATAAGTAGCATCCCTGACCGTTGCATTAATAACCTTGACATGAAAAGGCACATATTGGTCAGAAATATGCGTGTANNNNNNNNNNNNNNNNNNNNNNNNNNNNNNNNNNNNNNNNNNNNNNNNNNNNNNNNNNNNNNNNNNNNNNNNNNNNNNNNNNNNNNNNNNNNNNNNNNNNNNNNNNNNNNNNNNNNNNNNNNNNNNNNNNNNNNNNNNNNNNNNNNNNNNNNNNNNNNNNNNNNNNNNNNNNNNNNNNNNNNNNNNNNNNNNNNNNNNNNNNNNNNNNNNNNNNNNNNNNNNNNNNNNNNNNNNNNNNNNNNNNNNNNNNNNNNNNNNNNNNNNNNNNNNNNNNNNNNNNNNNNNNNNNNNNNNNNNNNNNNNNNNNNNNNNNNNNNNNNNNNNNNNNNNNNNNNNNNNNNNNNNNNNNNNNNNNNNNNNNNNNNNNNNNNNNNNNNNNNNNNNNNNNNNNNNNNNNNNNNNNNNNNNNNNNNNNNNNNNNNNNNNNNNNNNNNNNNNNNNNNNNNNNNNNNNNNNNNNNNNNNNNNNNNNNNNNNNNNNNNNNNNNNNNNNNNNNNNNNNNNNNNNNNNNNNNNNNNNNNNNNNNNNNNNNNNNNNNNNNNNNNNNNNNNNNNNNNNNNNNNNNNNNNNNNNNNNNNNNNNNNNNNNNNNNNNNNNNNNNNNNNNNNNNNNNNNNNNNNNNNNNNNNNNNNNNNNNNNNNNNNNNNNNNNNNNNNNNNNNNNNNNNNNNNNNNNNNNNNNNNNNNNNNNNNNNNNNNNNNNNNNNNNNNNNNNNNNNNNNNNNNNNNNNNNNNNNNNNNNNNNNNNNNNNNNNNNNNNNNNNNNNNNNNNNNNNNNNNNNNNNNNNNNNNNNNNNNNNNNNNNNNNNNNNNNNNNNNNNNNNNNNNNNNNNNNNNNNNNNNNNNNNNNNNNNNNNNNNNNNNNNNNNNNNNNNNNNNNNNNNNNNNNNNNNNNNNNNNNNNNNNNNNNN
This window contains:
- a CDS encoding Tn3 family transposase, translating into YTHISDQYVPFHVKVINATVRDATYVLDGLLYHESDLQIQEHYTDTSGYTEQVFAMCHLLGFKFAPRMRDLPDKKLYTFESTSSDEVLSPLLGGKINVKLISESWDEILRLASSIRTGTVTASLMLRKLASYPRQNRLALALRELGRIERTLFTLEWLQSPELRRRATAGLNKGEAKHTLKRAVFFNRLGEVRDRSYEDQFYRASGLNLVVAAIVLWNTVYLEKAVDYLKQQGVDIPEEYLQHLSPLGWEHINLTGDYVWNLKQASGFDNLRPLRVKENRYR